A single window of Bacteroides intestinalis DSM 17393 DNA harbors:
- the ilvC gene encoding ketol-acid reductoisomerase: MAQLNFGGVTENVMTREEFPLEKAREILKDETIAVIGYGVQGPGQACNLRDNGFNVIVGQRPGKTYEKAIADGWVPGETLFGIEEACEKGTIIMCLLSDAAVMSVWPTIKPYLTPGKALYFSHGFAITWNDRTGVVPQKDIDVIMVAPKGSGTSLRTMFLEGRGLNSSYAIYQDATGKAMDRTIALGIGIGSGYLFETTFQREATSDLTGERGSLMGAIQGLLLAQYEVLRENGHTPSEAFNETVEELTQSLMPLFAKNGMDWMYANCSTTAQRGALDWMTPFHDAIKPVVQKLYASVKSGNEAQISIDSNSQPDYREKLNEELRQLRESEMWQTAVTVRQLRPENN, translated from the coding sequence ATGGCACAATTGAATTTTGGCGGTGTTACTGAGAACGTAATGACCCGCGAAGAATTTCCTTTGGAAAAAGCACGTGAAATTTTGAAAGATGAAACAATTGCAGTGATCGGTTATGGTGTACAGGGACCGGGACAGGCGTGCAATCTGCGCGATAATGGTTTCAATGTAATCGTTGGACAGCGTCCGGGTAAGACTTATGAGAAGGCAATTGCTGACGGATGGGTACCGGGTGAAACACTGTTTGGTATTGAGGAGGCTTGTGAGAAAGGTACTATCATTATGTGCTTGTTGTCTGATGCAGCCGTAATGTCTGTATGGCCTACGATCAAACCTTACCTGACTCCGGGAAAAGCTCTTTACTTCTCTCATGGTTTTGCTATTACTTGGAACGACCGTACAGGTGTAGTTCCTCAGAAAGATATCGATGTAATTATGGTAGCTCCTAAAGGTTCGGGTACTTCATTGCGTACCATGTTCCTCGAAGGTCGTGGCTTGAACTCTTCTTACGCTATCTATCAGGATGCTACAGGCAAGGCTATGGATCGTACCATCGCATTGGGTATCGGTATAGGTTCAGGATATTTGTTTGAAACTACTTTCCAACGTGAAGCTACTTCTGACCTGACAGGTGAGCGTGGTTCATTGATGGGAGCTATTCAGGGATTGCTGTTGGCTCAGTATGAAGTATTGCGTGAAAACGGTCATACTCCGTCAGAAGCATTCAATGAAACTGTAGAAGAATTGACTCAGTCATTGATGCCGTTGTTCGCAAAGAATGGTATGGACTGGATGTATGCTAACTGTTCAACTACTGCACAACGCGGTGCTCTGGACTGGATGACTCCGTTCCACGATGCTATCAAGCCGGTAGTACAGAAATTGTATGCAAGCGTTAAGTCTGGTAATGAGGCTCAGATCTCTATCGACAGCAATTCTCAACCTGATTATCGTGAGAAGCTGAACGAAGAACTTCGTCAGTTGCGCGAAAGCGAAATGTGGCAGACAGCTGTTACGGTTCGTCAGTTGCGTCCGGAAAATAACTAA
- a CDS encoding acyl-[acyl-carrier-protein] thioesterase: MSENSSKIGKYQFVAEPFHVDFTGRLTMGVLGNHLLNCAGFHASDRGFGIATLNEDNYTWVLSRLAIELDEMPFQYEDFTIWTWVENVYRLFTDRDFALLDKDGKKIGYARSVWAMINLNTRKPADLLALHGGSIVDYVCDEPCPIEKPSRIKVTSTEPVATLKAKYSDIDINGHVNSIRYIEHIMDLFPIEMYKEKRIRRFEMAYVAESYYDDELTLYKDELGDGAFDIEVKKNGSEVVCRSKVIFTEK, translated from the coding sequence ATGAGTGAGAATAGTAGTAAGATTGGAAAGTATCAGTTTGTAGCGGAGCCATTCCATGTGGACTTTACCGGACGCCTTACCATGGGCGTATTAGGAAACCATTTGTTGAATTGTGCCGGTTTTCATGCCAGTGACCGTGGATTCGGTATAGCCACGCTGAATGAAGACAACTACACATGGGTACTCTCCCGCCTTGCCATCGAACTGGATGAAATGCCTTTTCAATATGAGGACTTTACCATCTGGACTTGGGTGGAGAATGTATACCGTCTTTTCACAGATCGTGACTTTGCCTTGTTGGACAAAGACGGAAAGAAGATTGGTTATGCGCGTTCCGTATGGGCCATGATTAACCTCAATACCCGCAAGCCTGCCGATTTGCTGGCATTGCACGGAGGTAGCATTGTAGATTATGTGTGCGATGAACCTTGTCCTATCGAGAAACCTTCACGCATCAAAGTGACTTCTACCGAACCGGTAGCTACATTGAAAGCTAAATACAGTGATATCGACATCAACGGACACGTGAACAGTATCCGCTACATCGAACATATCATGGACTTGTTTCCGATAGAGATGTATAAGGAAAAGCGTATCCGTCGTTTTGAAATGGCTTACGTAGCCGAAAGTTATTACGATGACGAGCTCACGCTTTATAAAGATGAATTGGGAGACGGAGCTTTCGATATTGAAGTGAAAAAGAATGGCAGCGAAGTCGTTTGTCGTTCGAAAGTGATATTTACAGAGAAATAA
- the ilvN gene encoding acetolactate synthase small subunit, which translates to MDKTLYTIIVHSENFAGLLNQVTAVFTRRQINIESLNVSASSIKGVHKYTITAWTDKDTIEKVTKQITKKIDVLQAHYFTDDEIYQHEIALYKITTPILEEKPEVSKVIRKYNARIVEVNAVFAIVEKNGMGEEITNLYDELRALDCVLQFVRSGRVAITTSCFERVNEYLADRETKYRLKKEKERNNE; encoded by the coding sequence ATGGATAAGACATTATATACGATAATCGTTCATTCAGAGAACTTCGCCGGTTTGCTGAACCAAGTAACCGCAGTGTTTACCCGTCGCCAGATCAATATCGAGAGTCTGAATGTTTCGGCTTCGTCCATCAAGGGCGTACATAAGTACACCATTACCGCATGGACGGATAAAGACACCATTGAGAAAGTAACCAAGCAAATCACCAAGAAGATAGATGTGCTGCAAGCACACTACTTCACGGATGATGAGATCTATCAGCATGAGATTGCATTGTATAAGATAACAACCCCGATACTGGAAGAAAAACCGGAGGTATCGAAAGTGATCCGTAAGTATAATGCACGTATTGTAGAGGTGAATGCTGTGTTTGCTATCGTAGAAAAGAATGGTATGGGTGAAGAAATTACCAATCTTTATGACGAATTGCGTGCCCTCGACTGTGTACTTCAGTTTGTTCGTTCGGGACGTGTGGCTATCACTACCAGTTGCTTCGAGCGTGTGAACGAATACCTTGCCGACCGTGAAACGAAATACCGATTGAAAAAAGAAAAGGAGCGAAATAATGAGTGA
- the ilvB gene encoding biosynthetic-type acetolactate synthase large subunit, with protein MKDIITGAEALMRSLEHQGVKTIFGYPGGSIMPVFDALYDHRKTLNHILVRHEQGATHAAQGFARVSGEVGVCLVTSGPGATNTITGIADAMIDSTPLVVIAGQVGTGFLGTDAFQEVDLVGITQPITKWSYQIRSAEDVPWAVARAFYIAKSGRPGPVVLDFAKNAQVEKSEYAPAKLDYIRSYQPVPEMDEEAVRQAAELINSAERPLVLVGQGVELGDAQQELRAFIEKAGMPAGCTLLGLSALPTAHPLNKGMLGMHGNLGPNINTNKCDVLIAVGMRFDDRVTGKLDTYAKQAKIIHFDIDPAEIDKNVKTDIAVLGDCKETLAAVTALLKPATHQEWLDSFLPYEKVEEEKVIRPELHPASKSLSMGEVIRAVSEATNHEAVLVTDVGQNQMMSARYFKYSKERSIVTSGGLGTMGFGLPAAIGATFGRPDRTVCVFMGDGGLQMNIQEMGTIMEQKAPVKMILLNNNFLGNVRQWQAMFFNRRYSFTPMLNPDYMKIASAYDIPSRRVMTREELKGAIEEMLATDGPFLLEACVMEEGNVLPMTPPGGSVNQMLLEC; from the coding sequence ATGAAAGATATAATAACAGGCGCTGAAGCATTGATGCGTTCCTTGGAACATCAGGGAGTAAAGACCATTTTCGGATATCCGGGTGGCTCCATCATGCCGGTATTTGACGCTTTATACGACCATCGGAAGACATTGAATCACATCTTGGTTCGACACGAACAGGGTGCTACTCATGCCGCGCAAGGTTTTGCCCGCGTATCAGGCGAAGTAGGTGTTTGCCTGGTGACGAGTGGTCCCGGAGCGACGAATACGATAACAGGTATCGCAGATGCTATGATAGACAGTACCCCTTTGGTAGTAATTGCCGGTCAGGTAGGTACGGGATTCCTTGGGACGGATGCTTTCCAGGAAGTTGACCTGGTAGGTATTACGCAGCCTATCACGAAGTGGAGTTATCAGATACGTAGTGCCGAGGATGTGCCTTGGGCCGTGGCTCGTGCTTTTTATATTGCCAAAAGCGGTCGTCCCGGTCCTGTTGTACTGGACTTTGCCAAGAATGCACAAGTAGAGAAGAGTGAATATGCTCCTGCCAAGTTGGATTACATCCGTAGTTACCAGCCTGTTCCCGAAATGGATGAAGAGGCTGTGAGACAGGCTGCTGAACTGATCAATAGCGCTGAACGTCCGTTGGTGTTGGTAGGACAGGGTGTTGAGTTAGGTGATGCACAACAGGAACTGCGTGCCTTTATCGAAAAAGCTGGAATGCCTGCCGGTTGTACCCTGTTAGGACTTTCTGCTTTGCCTACTGCACATCCTTTAAATAAAGGTATGCTGGGGATGCACGGTAACTTGGGACCGAACATCAATACGAATAAGTGTGATGTACTTATTGCCGTAGGTATGCGCTTTGACGACCGTGTAACCGGAAAGTTGGATACGTATGCCAAACAGGCGAAAATCATTCATTTCGATATAGACCCTGCTGAGATAGATAAGAATGTGAAGACAGATATTGCCGTGTTGGGTGACTGTAAGGAGACTCTTGCTGCCGTTACGGCACTTCTGAAACCTGCTACTCACCAGGAATGGCTGGATAGCTTCTTACCTTACGAGAAAGTAGAGGAAGAAAAGGTGATCCGTCCTGAATTGCATCCGGCAAGCAAATCCTTGAGTATGGGAGAAGTGATCCGTGCCGTAAGTGAGGCAACGAATCATGAAGCTGTATTGGTTACTGATGTTGGTCAGAATCAGATGATGTCTGCCCGTTACTTTAAGTATAGTAAGGAACGCAGTATTGTAACTTCCGGTGGATTGGGTACAATGGGCTTCGGACTTCCCGCAGCAATCGGTGCAACTTTCGGACGTCCCGACCGCACTGTATGTGTATTTATGGGTGATGGTGGTCTGCAAATGAACATTCAGGAGATGGGAACCATTATGGAACAGAAAGCTCCCGTTAAGATGATCTTGCTGAATAATAACTTCCTGGGTAATGTACGCCAGTGGCAAGCGATGTTCTTCAATCGTCGCTATTCGTTCACTCCGATGCTGAATCCGGATTATATGAAGATAGCTTCTGCCTACGACATTCCTTCACGCCGTGTAATGACGCGTGAAGAACTGAAAGGTGCAATAGAGGAAATGCTTGCTACGGACGGTCCGTTCCTGTTGGAAGCCTGCGTTATGGAAGAAGGCAATGTGTTGCCGATGACACCTCCGGGTGGTTCGGTAAACCAGATGTTGTTGGAATGCTAA
- the ilvD gene encoding dihydroxy-acid dehydratase, whose protein sequence is MKHQLRSSFSTQGRRMAGARALWMANGMKKEQLGKPIIAIVNSFTQFVPGHVHLHEIGQQVKAEIEKLGCFAAEFNTIAIDDGIAMGHDGMLYSLPSRDIIADSVEYMVNAHKADAMVCISNCDKITPGMLMAAMRLNIPTVFVSGGPMEAGEWNGQHLDLIDAMIKSADESVSDADVAQIEQHACPSCGCCSGMFTANSMNCLNEAIGLALPGNGTIVATHANRTQLFKDAAKLIVENAYKYYEDGDDSVLPRSIATRQAFLNAMTLDIAMGGSTNTVLHLLAVAHEAEVDFSMDDIDMLSRKTPCLCKVAPNTQKYHIQDVNRAGGIIAIMSELAKGGLVDTSVKRVDGRSLADVIDKYGITSPNVCEEAVKKYKSAAAGKFNLVLGSQDVYYKELDTDRAGGCIRDLEHAYSKDGGLAVLKGNIAQDGCVVKTAGVDESIWKFTGPAKVFDSQDAACEGILAGKVVSGDVVVITHEGPKGGPGMQEMLYPTSYIKSRHLGKECALITDGRFSGGTSGLSIGHISPEAAAGGNIGKIQDGDIIEIDIPGRAINVKLTDEELAARPITPVTRQREVSKSLKAYASMVSSADKGAVRLID, encoded by the coding sequence ATGAAACACCAATTACGCAGTTCGTTCAGCACGCAAGGCCGCCGTATGGCAGGGGCTCGTGCGTTGTGGATGGCAAATGGCATGAAGAAAGAGCAATTAGGAAAACCTATTATCGCAATTGTCAACTCATTTACACAGTTTGTCCCGGGACATGTGCATCTGCACGAAATCGGACAACAGGTGAAAGCTGAGATTGAGAAGCTGGGATGCTTTGCTGCCGAATTCAACACGATTGCCATTGACGATGGTATTGCGATGGGACACGATGGAATGCTTTATTCGCTTCCTTCACGTGACATCATTGCCGACAGCGTAGAGTATATGGTGAATGCGCATAAAGCGGATGCAATGGTTTGCATCAGTAACTGCGACAAGATTACTCCGGGTATGTTGATGGCAGCAATGCGCCTTAATATCCCTACTGTATTCGTTTCAGGCGGACCGATGGAAGCCGGCGAATGGAACGGCCAGCATCTGGATCTGATCGATGCTATGATTAAGTCGGCTGATGAAAGTGTAAGTGATGCCGATGTAGCTCAGATAGAACAACATGCTTGTCCTTCTTGTGGTTGTTGTTCCGGTATGTTTACCGCTAACTCGATGAACTGTCTGAACGAAGCTATCGGACTGGCATTGCCGGGCAATGGTACGATTGTGGCTACTCATGCCAATCGTACGCAACTGTTCAAGGATGCTGCCAAACTGATTGTTGAAAATGCTTATAAATATTATGAAGATGGGGATGACAGTGTGCTTCCCCGTAGCATCGCTACCCGTCAGGCTTTTCTGAATGCCATGACGCTGGATATTGCGATGGGTGGTTCTACCAACACAGTGCTTCACCTCTTGGCTGTAGCGCACGAGGCAGAGGTAGATTTCAGTATGGATGACATTGACATGTTGTCACGTAAGACTCCCTGTCTGTGTAAGGTTGCCCCGAATACTCAGAAGTATCACATTCAAGACGTAAATCGTGCCGGAGGCATCATCGCTATTATGAGCGAGCTTGCCAAAGGCGGATTAGTCGATACGAGCGTAAAGCGTGTAGACGGTAGGTCGCTGGCGGATGTAATCGATAAATACGGTATTACCAGCCCGAATGTTTGCGAAGAAGCTGTGAAGAAATATAAGAGCGCTGCTGCCGGAAAGTTTAATCTGGTACTGGGTTCGCAGGATGTCTATTATAAAGAATTAGATACTGACCGTGCCGGAGGTTGTATTCGCGATCTGGAACATGCTTACAGCAAAGACGGTGGTTTGGCAGTACTGAAAGGTAATATCGCTCAGGATGGTTGTGTAGTGAAAACAGCAGGTGTGGATGAAAGTATCTGGAAATTTACGGGTCCTGCTAAAGTGTTCGACTCACAAGACGCTGCTTGCGAAGGCATCCTTGCCGGAAAAGTGGTCAGCGGTGATGTTGTGGTCATCACACACGAAGGTCCGAAAGGCGGTCCCGGTATGCAGGAAATGCTCTATCCGACTTCTTATATCAAATCGCGCCATCTGGGCAAGGAATGTGCACTGATTACTGACGGTCGTTTTAGTGGCGGTACGTCAGGATTGAGTATCGGACATATTTCTCCCGAAGCAGCTGCCGGAGGTAATATCGGTAAGATTCAGGATGGTGACATCATCGAGATTGATATTCCCGGACGCGCTATTAACGTCAAACTGACGGATGAGGAACTGGCTGCCCGCCCGATAACTCCCGTCACCCGTCAACGCGAAGTCTCAAAGAGTCTGAAGGCATATGCCAGCATGGTAAGTTCTGCCGATAAGGGTGCAGTGAGACTGATTGATTAA
- a CDS encoding Gfo/Idh/MocA family protein — MNNFKLLLLGLCVMMCACSTQTSTRQTNEYGTNWQWEKGTIVVETPERPAGQKSVLGLTTPKMEGVRVGFVGLGMRGPGAVKRFTYIPGTQVVALCDYDRSRAENCQKYLKEASMPKAAVYSGEKGYEELCKRDDIDLVYIAADWLHHFSVAKCALENGKHVAIEVPSAMNLQECWDLINMSEANRKHCFILENCCYDWYEMNTLNMAQHGVFGEIIRAQGAYIHNLAPFWNHYWKAGENDKLGWRLDYNMKHRGDVYATHGLGPVAQALDIHRGDRMKTLVAMDTKSFIGKALVEERTDSVCDNFRNGDHTTTMIRTENGKVIEIQHNVMTPQPYNRLYQLTGTKGFANKYPVRGYALDADQLAASGVQPKVDDLNSHGFLPKAEMDALVEKYRHPILTKYGELAQKVGGHGGMDFIMDCRLVYCLQNGLPLDMDVYDLAEWCCLAELGTLSMDNNCAAVAFPDFTRGEWNVVKGYKHAYASPEDEKIAEEKAEAFTAELKKRGAEEWAEAEN; from the coding sequence ATGAATAACTTTAAATTATTACTGTTAGGGCTTTGCGTGATGATGTGCGCATGCTCAACGCAAACTTCCACTCGGCAGACTAATGAGTATGGCACGAACTGGCAGTGGGAAAAAGGAACTATTGTGGTAGAAACACCCGAACGTCCGGCCGGACAAAAGAGTGTGTTGGGACTGACTACTCCGAAGATGGAAGGTGTACGTGTTGGATTTGTAGGCTTGGGCATGCGTGGTCCCGGTGCCGTGAAACGTTTTACGTATATACCGGGCACACAAGTTGTAGCCTTATGCGATTATGATCGATCACGTGCAGAGAACTGCCAGAAATATTTGAAAGAGGCGTCTATGCCGAAGGCAGCCGTCTATTCGGGAGAGAAAGGTTATGAAGAACTTTGCAAGCGCGATGATATAGACTTGGTTTATATTGCCGCGGACTGGTTGCATCACTTCTCTGTGGCTAAATGTGCTTTAGAGAACGGCAAGCATGTAGCTATAGAAGTGCCTTCAGCCATGAATTTGCAGGAATGCTGGGATTTGATTAACATGAGTGAAGCTAATCGCAAGCATTGCTTCATCTTGGAGAACTGCTGTTACGACTGGTATGAAATGAATACACTGAATATGGCGCAGCATGGTGTGTTTGGTGAGATAATCCGTGCACAAGGTGCTTATATCCACAACCTTGCTCCGTTCTGGAATCATTACTGGAAAGCAGGCGAGAACGATAAATTGGGCTGGCGTCTGGATTATAACATGAAGCACCGGGGTGATGTATATGCCACTCACGGCCTTGGTCCGGTGGCGCAAGCGCTTGATATTCATCGTGGCGACCGTATGAAAACGTTGGTAGCCATGGACACCAAATCCTTCATAGGCAAGGCATTGGTGGAAGAAAGAACGGACTCTGTATGTGATAACTTCCGTAATGGCGATCACACTACGACTATGATTCGTACGGAGAACGGCAAGGTTATCGAAATTCAGCACAACGTAATGACACCGCAACCTTATAATCGCCTGTACCAGCTTACCGGCACAAAAGGTTTCGCCAATAAATATCCGGTCAGAGGATATGCTCTCGATGCAGATCAGTTGGCTGCTTCGGGCGTCCAGCCTAAGGTAGACGACTTGAATTCACACGGATTCTTGCCGAAGGCTGAGATGGATGCGCTTGTAGAGAAATACAGGCATCCGATATTGACGAAATATGGTGAATTGGCTCAGAAAGTAGGCGGTCACGGAGGAATGGACTTCATTATGGATTGCCGTCTGGTGTACTGCTTGCAAAACGGATTGCCGTTGGATATGGATGTATACGACTTGGCGGAATGGTGTTGTCTGGCCGAACTTGGAACGCTCTCTATGGATAATAACTGTGCCGCCGTGGCATTTCCCGATTTCACCCGTGGTGAATGGAATGTAGTGAAAGGCTACAAACATGCTTATGCAAGTCCTGAAGACGAGAAGATTGCTGAAGAAAAAGCGGAAGCTTTCACTGCTGAACTGAAAAAGCGGGGAGCTGAAGAATGGGCGGAAGCTGAAAATTAA
- a CDS encoding glycoside hydrolase family 2 protein — MMSGISDKMNAREVTSFNDGWEFKKGPFSKETMQAVQKWNTDWQEVTIPHTWNADDMQKKVSAFYEGAAYYRKKCTFPESLEGKRIFLRFEGVGSCAEVYVNGYLAGTHKGAYSAFVCEIGSQVKFGKENEIVVKADNTARLDVIPTNHVLFGVYGGIYRPVWLVVTEPCNIVVNDHASSGVYITQKNVSKKSAEVTVRVKVDNATLAPVPLILENAVYDRNGKLVKKHSQAFELTPQGVQNYSSHFKLNSPHLWQGREDPYLYKVVSRLMQDGQVIDEVVQPLGLRKYEVVAGKGFFLNGKQYPMYGVTRHQDWWGLGSALTNKEHDFDLEQIMDIGATTVRFAHYQQSDHLYSRCDTLGLIIWAEIPFVNRVSGQEWDNAHQQMRELIRQSFNHPSIYVWGIHNEVYHPHGYTASLTQSIHDLCKQEDPDRYTVSVNGYGHVNHPVNQNADIQGMNRYFGWYERKIQDIKPWIEKMEQEYPWQRLMLTEYGADANLDHQTEILGDALNWTSPFYPETFQTKTHEYQWSVIAQHPYIIASYLWNMFDFAVPTSKRGSVDARNMKGLMTFDRKIKKDSYFWYKANWSKEPVLYLTQRRNAVRERKETSVTVYSNMGAPKVYLNNQELTGARKGYTDVHYIFDKVVLNDGKNMLKAVISYQGKEYSDEIEWNYHGECNREAEFFEFKKEHGSW; from the coding sequence ATGATGTCAGGCATATCCGATAAGATGAATGCGCGGGAAGTGACATCATTCAATGACGGTTGGGAGTTTAAGAAAGGGCCTTTCTCGAAAGAAACTATGCAGGCCGTGCAGAAATGGAATACGGATTGGCAAGAAGTAACCATCCCTCATACGTGGAATGCCGATGATATGCAGAAAAAGGTGTCTGCTTTCTATGAAGGTGCAGCCTATTACCGGAAAAAGTGCACTTTCCCCGAAAGTCTGGAAGGTAAACGTATCTTCCTGCGCTTTGAAGGTGTAGGTTCGTGTGCCGAGGTTTATGTCAATGGGTATCTGGCCGGCACGCATAAAGGAGCTTATTCCGCTTTTGTATGCGAGATTGGTTCGCAGGTGAAGTTCGGCAAGGAAAATGAGATTGTAGTGAAGGCAGACAATACCGCACGCCTTGATGTCATTCCCACGAATCACGTATTGTTTGGTGTCTATGGTGGAATCTACCGCCCTGTATGGCTGGTGGTGACGGAACCTTGTAATATCGTTGTGAATGATCATGCCTCTTCCGGCGTGTATATTACCCAAAAGAATGTTTCAAAGAAATCGGCCGAAGTGACTGTAAGGGTGAAAGTGGACAATGCAACGTTGGCCCCGGTTCCTTTGATATTGGAGAATGCTGTATATGACAGAAACGGTAAATTGGTGAAGAAGCATAGCCAGGCTTTTGAACTTACTCCGCAGGGGGTACAAAACTATTCCTCGCATTTTAAACTGAACAGTCCCCACCTATGGCAAGGACGTGAAGATCCTTATTTGTACAAAGTCGTATCACGCCTGATGCAGGACGGACAGGTAATAGACGAGGTGGTTCAACCGCTGGGGCTTCGTAAGTACGAAGTGGTAGCAGGTAAAGGCTTCTTTCTGAATGGAAAGCAGTATCCCATGTATGGTGTAACCCGCCATCAGGATTGGTGGGGGTTGGGTAGTGCATTGACTAATAAAGAACATGATTTTGACTTGGAGCAGATTATGGATATCGGTGCAACTACTGTTCGCTTTGCGCATTATCAGCAGTCCGATCACCTTTACTCGCGTTGTGATACGCTGGGATTGATTATCTGGGCGGAGATTCCTTTTGTGAACCGTGTTTCCGGGCAAGAGTGGGATAATGCCCATCAACAAATGCGCGAACTTATCCGCCAGAGTTTTAATCATCCTTCCATCTACGTGTGGGGAATCCATAACGAGGTGTATCATCCGCACGGTTATACTGCGTCTCTTACCCAATCCATCCATGACCTCTGCAAACAGGAAGATCCTGACCGCTATACGGTATCGGTCAACGGCTATGGCCATGTCAATCATCCTGTCAATCAAAATGCGGATATACAAGGCATGAACCGCTACTTCGGTTGGTACGAAAGGAAAATTCAGGATATCAAACCGTGGATAGAGAAGATGGAACAGGAATACCCCTGGCAACGATTGATGCTGACTGAATATGGTGCGGATGCCAATCTTGATCATCAGACTGAAATCCTGGGTGATGCCTTGAATTGGACAAGTCCTTTCTATCCGGAGACTTTCCAGACTAAAACGCACGAATATCAATGGAGCGTTATTGCCCAACATCCTTATATTATAGCTTCCTACTTATGGAACATGTTTGATTTTGCGGTACCGACCTCGAAAAGGGGGAGTGTAGATGCCCGTAATATGAAAGGACTGATGACTTTTGACCGTAAAATAAAGAAAGACTCCTACTTCTGGTATAAAGCGAACTGGAGCAAAGAGCCGGTTCTCTACCTGACGCAACGCAGGAATGCCGTGCGTGAGAGGAAAGAGACCTCTGTTACAGTGTACTCTAATATGGGTGCTCCAAAGGTGTATCTCAACAATCAGGAACTGACGGGTGCCCGCAAAGGCTATACGGATGTGCATTATATATTCGATAAGGTAGTGTTGAATGACGGAAAGAATATGCTGAAAGCAGTCATTTCCTATCAGGGAAAAGAGTATTCGGATGAAATCGAATGGAACTACCATGGAGAGTGCAACCGGGAGGCTGAATTCTTTGAGTTCAAGAAAGAGCACGGCAGTTGGTAA
- a CDS encoding glycoside hydrolase family 88/105 protein — MKKFFLFIFFFLSSVMQTVDAQQNFDKATIKSIMKQVADWQIANPNKGAEHDDLDWTHAALYMGMLDWAELTEKEDGDDSYYQWLLRIGRRNHFQVGKWMYHADFIAVGQPFIDLYNKYGNKKMIAPVMARANWVVDNPAETTLELNYGKLETLDRWSWCDALFMAPPVYAKLYVLTKDKKYLDFLNKEYKASYDYLYDKEEHLFYRDCRYFSKREANGEKVFWGRGNGWVLGGLAEILQTLPRTEPSRAFYQDLFVTLATRVAGLQSPDGYWHASLLDPASYPSPETSATGFIVYAFAYGVNEGLLDKATFMPVIEKGWQALVDAVEPTGKLGYVQPIGADPRKVTRDMTEVYGVGAFLLSGCQIYKMAGK, encoded by the coding sequence ATGAAGAAGTTTTTTCTTTTTATATTTTTCTTCTTATCGAGTGTTATGCAGACCGTTGATGCGCAGCAAAACTTTGATAAGGCTACCATAAAATCCATTATGAAACAGGTGGCTGACTGGCAGATTGCCAATCCTAACAAGGGAGCAGAGCACGATGATCTGGACTGGACACATGCCGCTCTATACATGGGCATGCTGGATTGGGCGGAACTGACAGAAAAAGAAGACGGAGATGACTCATATTACCAGTGGTTGCTCCGCATCGGGCGGCGCAATCATTTTCAAGTAGGAAAGTGGATGTATCATGCAGATTTTATTGCCGTAGGACAGCCTTTTATCGACCTTTACAATAAATATGGCAATAAGAAGATGATAGCTCCCGTTATGGCACGTGCCAACTGGGTGGTAGATAATCCTGCTGAAACGACATTGGAACTGAATTACGGTAAATTGGAGACTTTGGATCGCTGGTCCTGGTGTGATGCATTATTTATGGCTCCCCCTGTATATGCCAAACTTTATGTGCTGACCAAGGACAAGAAGTACCTGGATTTTCTGAACAAAGAGTACAAAGCCAGTTACGACTACCTGTATGATAAGGAAGAACATCTGTTTTATCGCGATTGCCGTTATTTCTCCAAGCGTGAAGCTAATGGTGAGAAAGTGTTTTGGGGACGAGGCAACGGTTGGGTACTGGGAGGATTGGCTGAAATATTGCAGACACTTCCCCGGACTGAACCCTCACGAGCCTTTTATCAGGATTTGTTTGTGACCTTGGCTACCCGTGTAGCCGGTTTGCAGAGTCCGGATGGGTATTGGCATGCCAGTTTGCTTGATCCTGCATCTTATCCGTCGCCTGAAACAAGCGCCACCGGTTTTATCGTTTATGCGTTTGCTTATGGGGTGAACGAGGGGCTGCTTGATAAAGCAACCTTTATGCCGGTGATAGAGAAGGGATGGCAAGCACTGGTGGATGCGGTGGAACCGACCGGTAAACTGGGCTATGTACAGCCCATTGGTGCCGACCCGCGTAAAGTGACGCGGGATATGACCGAAGTCTATGGAGTCGGAGCTTTTTTGTTATCCGGATGCCAGATTTATAAGATGGCAGGCAAATAA